A DNA window from Robbsia sp. KACC 23696 contains the following coding sequences:
- a CDS encoding ABC transporter permease, which translates to MTAGATWLTRFIVPVVLVAGWEAFSRSGAIPQSLLPAPSRVLWTLIDWIFGTNGTSGSYSGTWGPNALASLGRVLAGYAIATISGVVLGVAIGWWRWIERTVEPTLQLLRPVPPVSWIPLAIIWFGIANKPAIFLVFLGAFFPILMNTIHGVKNTDRQLIRAAAMMGASQSQMLRFVVLPASLPSIFAGLRIAIGSAWMLTVTAEMVAVKSGLGYALWDSYYFLRYDLVIGAMISIGALGYLSDLLMRELMSRVLHWQRRGAARQH; encoded by the coding sequence ATGACGGCTGGCGCGACCTGGCTGACACGTTTCATCGTGCCGGTGGTGCTCGTGGCGGGCTGGGAAGCCTTTTCTCGATCGGGTGCGATTCCGCAGTCTTTATTGCCTGCGCCGTCGCGCGTGTTGTGGACGCTGATCGATTGGATTTTCGGGACCAACGGTACGTCTGGCAGCTATAGCGGCACCTGGGGGCCCAACGCGCTGGCCAGCCTGGGGCGTGTGCTGGCCGGGTACGCGATTGCCACGATTTCCGGTGTCGTGCTCGGCGTGGCTATCGGCTGGTGGCGCTGGATCGAACGGACCGTCGAACCGACCTTGCAATTGCTGCGTCCGGTGCCGCCGGTGTCATGGATTCCACTGGCCATCATCTGGTTCGGCATCGCGAACAAGCCCGCTATTTTTCTGGTCTTCCTCGGCGCGTTCTTTCCCATTCTGATGAACACGATCCATGGCGTGAAGAACACGGACCGGCAATTGATTCGCGCGGCCGCCATGATGGGTGCGTCGCAATCGCAAATGTTGCGTTTCGTCGTGTTGCCAGCCTCGCTACCGAGTATCTTCGCCGGCTTGCGTATTGCGATCGGGTCAGCCTGGATGTTGACGGTGACGGCGGAGATGGTCGCCGTGAAAAGCGGTCTGGGCTATGCCTTGTGGGATTCGTATTACTTCCTGCGTTACGACCTCGTCATCGGCGCGATGATCAGCATCGGCGCGCTGGGCTATCTGTCCGACCTGTTGATGCGCGAATTGATGTCGCGCGTACTGCATTGGCAACGTCGCGGCGCGGCGCGCCAGCACTGA
- a CDS encoding ABC transporter substrate-binding protein: protein MFKNLTFKQSLFTLPQCKSRLVAAMASAVIGLGIVSSAHAQAPAGDTVKLGFAKCAQCLSMALVPQYSKAKIDAINFTSGNDVLTALVSHSIDIAQVTYLHFVTALDRGFDVVAVSGQVNGGSAILTRKGFGLKENDWAGMKAKVAAAKASGKLLKVAASRGNAQDIHMRGELLMHGINPDKDVQFINIPNPADDIGALQRGEIDIVCAVEPFASQIRLSGAGDFFNFPYDQAAGNLTNLIVTRGDYIKEHPEQVQQTVDAVVKMVDGLKQSNTAWLASIDKYTALDKTVAAESLKNAFPDYKMYRQKTEAIAKMMRDLNYVSSDVTPQIAAKMDYDFLSKATGQPKTALGY, encoded by the coding sequence ATGTTCAAGAACCTGACGTTCAAGCAATCGTTGTTCACATTGCCGCAGTGCAAATCACGACTTGTGGCGGCGATGGCGTCGGCGGTCATCGGCCTGGGCATTGTTTCCTCGGCGCACGCACAGGCGCCGGCCGGCGACACCGTGAAGTTGGGTTTTGCGAAATGCGCGCAATGTCTGTCGATGGCTTTGGTGCCGCAATACAGTAAGGCAAAGATCGATGCGATCAACTTCACGTCCGGGAATGACGTGTTGACGGCGCTGGTCTCGCACAGCATCGACATCGCGCAAGTCACCTATCTCCATTTTGTCACCGCCTTGGACCGTGGTTTCGATGTGGTCGCCGTATCCGGTCAAGTGAACGGTGGCTCTGCCATCCTGACGCGTAAGGGCTTCGGCTTGAAGGAAAACGACTGGGCAGGCATGAAGGCGAAGGTCGCGGCCGCCAAGGCGTCGGGGAAGTTATTGAAGGTGGCGGCGTCGCGTGGCAATGCGCAGGATATTCATATGCGCGGTGAGCTGTTGATGCACGGCATTAACCCCGACAAGGATGTGCAGTTCATCAATATCCCCAATCCGGCCGACGATATCGGTGCGCTGCAACGCGGTGAAATCGACATTGTTTGCGCGGTCGAGCCGTTCGCGTCGCAAATTCGTCTGTCCGGCGCGGGCGATTTCTTCAACTTTCCGTACGACCAGGCGGCGGGCAATCTGACCAATCTGATCGTCACGCGTGGCGATTACATCAAGGAACATCCGGAGCAGGTGCAACAGACGGTGGATGCCGTGGTCAAGATGGTTGACGGTCTGAAGCAGAGCAATACCGCCTGGCTGGCTTCCATCGACAAGTACACGGCACTGGACAAGACTGTCGCCGCCGAATCGCTGAAAAACGCCTTCCCGGATTACAAGATGTATCGCCAGAAGACCGAAGCCATCGCCAAAATGATGCGCGACCTGAACTACGTATCCAGCGATGTCACGCCGCAGATCGCGGCCAAGATGGACTACGACTTCCTGAGCAAGGCCACCGGTCAACCGAAGACCGCATTGGGCTATTGA